One stretch of Euphorbia lathyris chromosome 7, ddEupLath1.1, whole genome shotgun sequence DNA includes these proteins:
- the LOC136200783 gene encoding uncharacterized protein At5g43822 isoform X3: MESMVKKYQQRFRKVKEEMEKWDTLQSSLLSQFRNASSIIDRLQVIRDSKNYGTLSGVDGIVDGVLRKQMESLQTILLSMNKSLEEFHAIVLFLERIQRDARQLVSGGSSRLTTKQLQQRVGIKPCLADCLDGLTILHDMHHSEYLLKASLVSALPSVIFKPSSGDLAALQQLLVDQPNIPKEEVQFIFDIIFAEEIC; this comes from the exons ATGGAATCAATGGTAAAAAAGTATCAGCAGAGATTCCGAAAGGTGaaagaagaaatggaaaaaTGGGACACTCTTCAATCGAGCTTGCTTTCACAATTCAGAAATGCTTCTTCTATAATCGACCGGTTACAG GTGATTCGTGATTCTAAAAACTATGGGACTTTGAGTGGTGTGGATGGCATAGTAGACGGTGTGTTGAGAAAGCAAATGGAATCTTTACAGACCATTTTGCTTTCCATGAACAAGTCACT AGAAGAGTTTCATGCTATTGTTTTGTTCCTCGAGAGGATACAACGAGATGCTAGACAGTTGGTTAGCGGAGGTTCCAGTCGTTTGACCACCAAACAATTGCAGCAACGAGTTGGTATTAAGCCATGCCTTGCTGATTGCTTGGATGGACTCACTATTCTTCATGATATGCACCACTCAGA GTATCTTCTTAAAGCATCACTGGTGTCAGCACTTCCATCTGTTATCTTCAAACCAAG TTCAGGTGATTTAGCTGCACTCCAGCAACTCTTGGTTGATCAGCCTAATATCCCAAAAGAGGAAG TGCAATTCATCTTTGATATCATCTTTGCAGAAGAGATCTGTTAG
- the LOC136200783 gene encoding uncharacterized protein At5g43822 isoform X1 — protein MESMVKKYQQRFRKVKEEMEKWDTLQSSLLSQFRNASSIIDRLQVIRDSKNYGTLSGVDGIVDGVLRKQMESLQTILLSMNKSLEEFHAIVLFLERIQRDARQLVSGGSSRLTTKQLQQRVGIKPCLADCLDGLTILHDMHHSEYLLKASLVSALPSVIFKPSSGDLAALQQLLVDQPNIPKEEAFVFHVFLQLQSVSAIWGSVLQLNKFEGLCFTIGQV, from the exons ATGGAATCAATGGTAAAAAAGTATCAGCAGAGATTCCGAAAGGTGaaagaagaaatggaaaaaTGGGACACTCTTCAATCGAGCTTGCTTTCACAATTCAGAAATGCTTCTTCTATAATCGACCGGTTACAG GTGATTCGTGATTCTAAAAACTATGGGACTTTGAGTGGTGTGGATGGCATAGTAGACGGTGTGTTGAGAAAGCAAATGGAATCTTTACAGACCATTTTGCTTTCCATGAACAAGTCACT AGAAGAGTTTCATGCTATTGTTTTGTTCCTCGAGAGGATACAACGAGATGCTAGACAGTTGGTTAGCGGAGGTTCCAGTCGTTTGACCACCAAACAATTGCAGCAACGAGTTGGTATTAAGCCATGCCTTGCTGATTGCTTGGATGGACTCACTATTCTTCATGATATGCACCACTCAGA GTATCTTCTTAAAGCATCACTGGTGTCAGCACTTCCATCTGTTATCTTCAAACCAAG TTCAGGTGATTTAGCTGCACTCCAGCAACTCTTGGTTGATCAGCCTAATATCCCAAAAGAGGAAG cttttgtatttcacgtgtttcttcaattgcagtctgtgtcagcaatttggggttctgttttacaattgaacaagtttgaggggttatgttttacaattggacaagtttga
- the LOC136200783 gene encoding uncharacterized protein At5g43822 isoform X2: MESMVKKYQQRFRKVKEEMEKWDTLQSSLLSQFRNASSIIDRLQVIRDSKNYGTLSGVDGIVDGVLRKQMESLQTILLSMNKSLEEFHAIVLFLERIQRDARQLVSGGSSRLTTKQLQQRVGIKPCLADCLDGLTILHDMHHSEYLLKASLVSALPSVIFKPSSGDLAALQQLLVDQPNIPKEEVCVSNLGFCFTIEQV; encoded by the exons ATGGAATCAATGGTAAAAAAGTATCAGCAGAGATTCCGAAAGGTGaaagaagaaatggaaaaaTGGGACACTCTTCAATCGAGCTTGCTTTCACAATTCAGAAATGCTTCTTCTATAATCGACCGGTTACAG GTGATTCGTGATTCTAAAAACTATGGGACTTTGAGTGGTGTGGATGGCATAGTAGACGGTGTGTTGAGAAAGCAAATGGAATCTTTACAGACCATTTTGCTTTCCATGAACAAGTCACT AGAAGAGTTTCATGCTATTGTTTTGTTCCTCGAGAGGATACAACGAGATGCTAGACAGTTGGTTAGCGGAGGTTCCAGTCGTTTGACCACCAAACAATTGCAGCAACGAGTTGGTATTAAGCCATGCCTTGCTGATTGCTTGGATGGACTCACTATTCTTCATGATATGCACCACTCAGA GTATCTTCTTAAAGCATCACTGGTGTCAGCACTTCCATCTGTTATCTTCAAACCAAG TTCAGGTGATTTAGCTGCACTCCAGCAACTCTTGGTTGATCAGCCTAATATCCCAAAAGAGGAAG tctgtgtcagcaatttggggttctgttttacaattgaacaagtttga